GCTCGGCCGCACCGAGGCGCGCCGTGGCGGCGAGCTGCTCGTCGAGCGCGGCCTGCTGCCCGACGTGCTGCACACCTCGGTCATGCGCCGGGCCATCGACACGGCCCAGGTCGCCCTCGACGCCGCCGACCGGATGTGGCTGCCGGTGCGGCGCAGCTGGCGTCTCAACGAGCGCCACTACGGCGCCCTGCAGGGCAAGAACAAGAAGCAGACGATGGAGGAGTTCGGCGAGGAGCAGTTCATGCTCTGGCGCCGCTCGTACGACACGCCGCCGCCGCCGCTCGCGGACGACGACGAGTGGTCGCAGGTGAGTGACCCGGCGTACGCCGCGCTGCCCGACGAGGTGAAGCCCCGCACCGAGTGCCTCAAGGACGTCGTT
The Actinomycetes bacterium genome window above contains:
- a CDS encoding phosphoglyceromutase, giving the protein MSDGATYPLVLLRHGQSDWNEKNLFTGWVDVGLTELGRTEARRGGELLVERGLLPDVLHTSVMRRAIDTAQVALDAADRMWLPVRRSWRLNERHYGALQGKNKKQTMEEFGEEQFMLWRRSYDTPPPPLADDDEWSQVSDPAYAALPDEVKPRTECLKDVVARMLPYWYDSVVPDLRAGQSVLVVAHGNSLRALVKHLDGISDDDIAALNIPTGIPLLYRLDESMRPVTTGGEYLDPDAATASIEAVKNQGR